A single Anatilimnocola floriformis DNA region contains:
- a CDS encoding 4a-hydroxytetrahydrobiopterin dehydratase — translation MATQTVAELTQKKCKPCEGGVEPYSREAAQEQLAKLPGWQMTHGGQRIRKDWTLKHFMAAIRFFQEVARVAEEDQHHPDLHLEGYRKVWIEIYTHAIGGLSENDFILAAKIDQLPIELKK, via the coding sequence ATGGCTACGCAAACAGTCGCGGAACTGACGCAAAAGAAGTGCAAACCGTGCGAGGGAGGCGTCGAACCTTACTCGCGAGAAGCCGCGCAGGAACAGCTTGCAAAACTGCCAGGCTGGCAGATGACGCATGGTGGGCAGCGGATCCGCAAGGATTGGACGCTGAAGCACTTCATGGCCGCCATTCGCTTCTTTCAGGAAGTGGCCCGCGTTGCCGAAGAAGATCAGCATCACCCCGACTTGCATCTCGAGGGGTATCGCAAAGTCTGGATTGAAATCTACACGCATGCCATCGGCGGCTTGAGCGAGAACGATTTCATTCTTGCGGCGAAGATCGATCAGCTGCCGATTGAGTTGAAGAAGTAA